In a single window of the Pseudorca crassidens isolate mPseCra1 chromosome 9, mPseCra1.hap1, whole genome shotgun sequence genome:
- the RPS13 gene encoding small ribosomal subunit protein uS15 encodes MGRMHAPGKGLSQSALPYRRSVPTWLKLTSDDVKEQIYKLAKKGLTPSQIGVILRDSHGVAQVRFVTGNKILRILKSKGLAPDLPEDLYHLIKKAVAVRKHLERNRKDKDAKFRLILIESRIHRLARYYKTKRVLPPNWKYESSTASALVA; translated from the exons ATGGGCCGTATGCATGCTCCCGG GAAGGGCCTGTCCCAGTCGGCTCTACCTTACCGCCGCAGCGTCCCCACT TGGCTGAAGCTGACGTCTGACGACGTGAAGGAGCAGATCTACAAATTGGCCAAGAAGGGCCTGACTCCCTCGCAAATAG GTGTAATCCTGAGAGACTCACATGGTGTTGCACAAGTACGTTTTGTGACAGGCAATAAAATCTTGAGAATTCTTAAGTCCAAAGGACTTGCTCCTGATCTTCCTGAGGATCTCTATCATTTAATTAAGAAAGCTGTTGCTGTTCGAAAGCATCTcgagagaaacagaaag gataaaGATGCCAAATTCCGTCTGATTCTGATTGAGAGCCGTATTCACCGATTGGCTCGATATTACAAGACCAAACGAGTCCTCCCCCCCAATTGGAAATA cgAGTCATCCACAGCCTCTGCCCTGGTTGCATAA